One Halioglobus japonicus DNA segment encodes these proteins:
- a CDS encoding FAD-dependent oxidoreductase, with translation MMRSQIPSFRLPAEVLDEEVNYILDMGINATFDTYVDSLKSILDKDYDAVFVGTGAPKGRGLNLPGLEDASEHVHLGIDWLASVAFEHRDSVDKKVLVLGGGNTAMDCCRTSKRLGGEDVRVVVRSPFEDMKASPWEKEDAMHEGIPIYNNHVPKEFVIKDGKFLGMHFEKVEAVYDEAGKRSLVPTDEPLVFMEADTVLMAIGQDNAFPWVERDLGIEFGKWDMPVVDPVTFQSTNPKVFFGGDAAFGPENVITAVAHGHQAAISIDLFCQGKDVTQRPAPGVTLSSQKMGVHEWSYDNSVESDQRHIVPLAPLEVALSDRKVEAELGFDKPTGFKEAERCLNCDVQTVFDAPRCIECDACVDICPTDCITFTDNGEETDLRARLTGPAGNLAQDLYVSADLPTARVMVKDEDVCLHCGLCAERCPTSAWDMQKFLYNVMKAGQ, from the coding sequence ATGATGCGCAGCCAGATTCCCTCGTTCCGCCTGCCGGCGGAAGTGCTTGATGAGGAAGTGAACTACATCCTGGATATGGGTATTAACGCGACCTTTGATACCTACGTTGACAGCCTCAAGAGCATTCTCGATAAAGATTACGACGCGGTATTCGTCGGCACCGGTGCACCCAAAGGCCGCGGTCTGAACCTGCCAGGCCTTGAAGATGCCAGCGAGCACGTTCACCTTGGTATTGACTGGTTGGCGAGTGTTGCCTTCGAGCACCGTGACAGTGTCGACAAGAAAGTACTGGTGCTGGGCGGTGGTAATACCGCCATGGATTGCTGCCGAACTTCCAAGCGCCTCGGTGGTGAGGACGTTCGCGTGGTTGTTCGAAGTCCCTTTGAAGATATGAAGGCCTCTCCCTGGGAGAAAGAGGATGCCATGCATGAGGGCATTCCCATCTACAACAACCATGTCCCCAAAGAGTTCGTCATCAAGGACGGCAAGTTCTTGGGCATGCATTTTGAAAAAGTAGAGGCCGTTTACGACGAGGCAGGCAAACGTTCGCTGGTACCTACCGATGAGCCGCTGGTCTTTATGGAAGCGGATACCGTGCTCATGGCGATCGGCCAGGATAACGCCTTCCCCTGGGTGGAGCGTGACCTCGGTATTGAATTTGGCAAATGGGATATGCCGGTGGTTGATCCGGTGACGTTCCAGTCAACCAACCCCAAGGTGTTTTTTGGTGGTGACGCGGCCTTTGGTCCTGAGAACGTGATTACCGCCGTGGCCCATGGGCACCAGGCAGCGATTTCCATCGACCTTTTCTGCCAGGGCAAGGATGTTACCCAGCGCCCGGCGCCGGGCGTGACGCTGTCCAGCCAGAAGATGGGTGTGCACGAGTGGAGCTACGATAACTCGGTAGAGTCCGACCAGCGCCACATTGTACCGCTGGCACCGCTGGAAGTAGCACTGTCTGATCGCAAGGTGGAAGCCGAACTGGGTTTCGACAAGCCCACCGGGTTCAAGGAAGCCGAGCGCTGCCTGAACTGCGATGTGCAGACGGTGTTCGACGCGCCGCGCTGCATCGAGTGCGATGCCTGCGTGGATATCTGTCCGACGGACTGTATTACGTTCACTGACAATGGTGAAGAAACCGACCTGCGTGCGCGCCTGACGGGCCCGGCAGGTAACCTGGCCCAGGACTTGTACGTGTCCGCCGATCTGCCGACCGCGCGGGTCATGGTCAAGGATGAGGATGTTTGTCTGCACTGTGGCCTGTGTGCCGAGCGTTGTCCCACTTCCGCCTGGGATATGCAGAAGTTCCTCTACAATGTCATGAAGGCGGGGCAGTAA
- the phoR gene encoding phosphate regulon sensor histidine kinase PhoR, with protein MEWLASVFRLIGTIALAALAGFYFGNPLVWALLAAIGLLLFWSLQLWRLQEWLADSSKAPPDLFGVWGEVVARVYKGQRKATATEERLQSTVDYLLDSFAAMRDGVVIIDSQGALRWCNDAAQGLLTLRYPDDIGQAISNIVRQPEFAEYLTEGDYGDPLVFETSGPIKFHLQLVVTQFAEGDTLLFVRDVTNVVRTEQMRRDFVGNVSHELRTPLTVISGYLGTFIADPGNIPQQYVRAMTQMAGQADRMENLLKDLLWLSRIESTESQAKGETVDVATLLEELKEEVSNTHPDNPLQLDIQSQGKVSGDYRELYSAVSNLVFNAFKYSDEGVPVTARWRQDERNLILDIVDQGIGIDPRHFARLTERFYRVDDSRSSETGGTGLGLAIVKHVAAAHGAQLDIDSKLGSGSTFSLVFPSQD; from the coding sequence ATGGAGTGGTTGGCATCGGTATTTCGGCTGATAGGCACGATCGCACTCGCGGCCTTGGCGGGCTTTTACTTCGGTAATCCACTGGTATGGGCGCTGCTTGCTGCAATTGGTCTGCTGCTGTTCTGGTCGCTGCAGTTGTGGCGGCTCCAGGAATGGCTCGCTGACAGTAGTAAGGCGCCGCCAGACCTGTTTGGTGTGTGGGGCGAGGTTGTCGCCCGCGTCTACAAGGGTCAGCGCAAGGCAACTGCCACTGAAGAGCGACTGCAGTCGACGGTGGATTATCTTCTGGATTCATTTGCCGCGATGCGCGATGGCGTGGTGATTATTGATAGTCAGGGAGCGCTGCGCTGGTGTAACGATGCTGCCCAGGGCTTGCTGACGCTGCGCTATCCGGACGATATTGGCCAGGCCATATCCAATATCGTGCGCCAGCCTGAGTTTGCCGAATATCTTACGGAGGGCGACTATGGCGATCCGCTGGTATTTGAGACCAGCGGGCCTATCAAGTTTCACCTGCAGCTGGTGGTTACCCAGTTTGCAGAGGGCGATACCTTGTTATTCGTCCGGGATGTAACCAATGTGGTGCGCACAGAGCAGATGCGGCGCGACTTTGTCGGCAACGTTTCGCACGAATTGCGTACCCCACTGACGGTGATAAGCGGTTACCTCGGAACGTTCATCGCTGACCCTGGCAACATTCCGCAGCAGTATGTGCGCGCAATGACACAAATGGCCGGGCAGGCAGATCGGATGGAAAACCTGCTCAAGGATTTGCTCTGGCTGTCGCGTATTGAGAGCACCGAGAGCCAGGCCAAGGGAGAGACTGTCGACGTGGCCACATTGCTGGAGGAGTTGAAGGAAGAGGTGAGCAACACACATCCGGACAATCCGCTACAATTGGATATACAGAGTCAGGGCAAGGTCTCCGGCGATTATCGGGAATTGTATAGCGCTGTCTCTAATCTGGTGTTCAACGCCTTTAAGTACAGTGATGAGGGTGTTCCTGTCACGGCTCGTTGGCGCCAGGATGAGAGGAATTTGATACTGGACATCGTCGATCAGGGGATTGGTATTGATCCCCGTCATTTTGCCCGGTTAACAGAGCGCTTTTATCGTGTGGACGATAGTCGCTCTTCCGAGACGGGGGGTACCGGTCTCGGCCTGGCCATTGTGAAACACGTGGCCGCAGCGCATGGTGCGCAATTGGATATTGATAGCAAACTGGGGTCGGGGAGTACCTTCTCTCTGGTATTCCCTTCGCAAGACTAG
- a CDS encoding substrate-binding domain-containing protein has protein sequence MKKQIASVIALAAAIGVVSNVQAQGRDTVSIVGSSTVYPFATVVAERFGRSTDFKTPKIESTGSGGGLKLFCKGLGAGTPDITNASRRIKKSEFDDCQQNGVTDILEVLVGYDGIAIANSRKADQMELSLKDIYMALAKDIPGPDGKLMPNPYTTWKDVNPALPAIKIEVLGPPPTSGTRDAFAELALGGGAQAVPALKTLRGMGADDAVALKAAMASLGIPAGVYDSYLEKKGKAPKGKDIFKTVAYAVREDGAYIEAGENDNLIVQKLEANPNALGIFGFSFLDENGDKVQGSLIDGVAPSFDTIADGDYPVSRPLYFYVKAAHVGKIPGIQEYAAEFASNKAMGEDGYLPERGLIPLGDEELAQAQKDVASLKLLKM, from the coding sequence GTGAAAAAGCAAATTGCAAGTGTCATTGCACTGGCCGCGGCCATCGGGGTTGTGTCAAATGTGCAAGCCCAAGGACGCGATACCGTCAGTATCGTCGGTTCATCCACGGTCTATCCGTTCGCCACCGTCGTCGCAGAGCGCTTTGGTCGTTCCACAGACTTCAAGACTCCCAAAATCGAGTCGACAGGTTCCGGTGGCGGACTGAAGCTTTTCTGTAAGGGCCTCGGTGCCGGTACCCCCGACATTACCAATGCATCGCGCCGCATCAAGAAGAGCGAGTTTGATGATTGCCAGCAGAACGGCGTGACCGATATTCTGGAAGTTCTGGTAGGCTATGATGGCATTGCCATTGCCAACAGCCGCAAGGCCGATCAGATGGAACTTAGCCTGAAAGATATCTACATGGCGCTGGCCAAGGATATTCCCGGCCCCGACGGCAAGCTGATGCCCAACCCATATACCACCTGGAAGGATGTGAACCCCGCGCTGCCGGCTATCAAGATTGAAGTGCTTGGTCCGCCCCCCACATCAGGTACCCGTGATGCGTTTGCTGAGCTTGCCCTGGGCGGCGGTGCTCAGGCAGTACCGGCTCTCAAGACCCTGCGTGGCATGGGTGCTGACGATGCGGTAGCCCTCAAGGCAGCCATGGCATCGTTGGGCATTCCTGCCGGTGTTTACGATTCCTATCTTGAGAAGAAAGGCAAAGCACCCAAGGGCAAGGACATCTTCAAGACAGTGGCCTACGCGGTGCGTGAAGATGGTGCCTACATCGAAGCTGGAGAGAACGACAACCTGATCGTGCAGAAGCTGGAAGCCAATCCCAATGCCTTGGGCATCTTCGGCTTCAGTTTCCTGGATGAGAACGGAGACAAGGTTCAGGGCTCGCTGATTGATGGCGTAGCACCTTCCTTCGACACCATCGCGGATGGCGACTATCCGGTGTCTCGCCCCCTGTACTTCTATGTCAAAGCTGCCCACGTAGGTAAGATTCCAGGTATTCAGGAGTACGCTGCTGAGTTCGCTTCCAACAAAGCGATGGGCGAAGACGGCTACCTTCCTGAGCGCGGCCTGATCCCCCTGGGTGATGAGGAATTGGCCCAGGCTCAAAAGGACGTTGCGAGTCTGAAATTGCTGAAGATGTAA
- the phoU gene encoding phosphate signaling complex protein PhoU, translating to MLKQDDYKQHISEKFNTELEAIKNHLLEMGGKVEQQLSEAVEALVSRDTGEAETIVQRDHEVNEMEMAIDDECATILARRQPAASDLRLVVAVMKVNTDVERIGDEAAKIARQAIRLAEENISPSNYVEIRHIGSHVASMLRKSLDAFARLDLELAVEVVKEDRAVDKEYDSAMRALMTFMMEDPRDIGPILNEMWALRSLERIGDHAANIAEHVVYLVRGQDVRHRSLEDFIEQVGDI from the coding sequence ATGCTTAAGCAGGACGATTACAAACAGCACATTTCCGAGAAGTTCAATACTGAACTTGAGGCCATCAAAAATCACTTGCTGGAAATGGGCGGCAAGGTAGAGCAGCAGCTCAGTGAGGCGGTAGAGGCGTTGGTCTCTCGTGACACGGGTGAGGCCGAGACCATTGTGCAGCGCGATCACGAGGTCAACGAAATGGAGATGGCCATCGATGACGAGTGCGCCACTATCCTGGCCCGGCGTCAGCCTGCGGCCAGCGATTTGCGCCTGGTTGTGGCGGTTATGAAGGTAAATACCGACGTTGAGCGCATTGGTGATGAGGCAGCCAAAATCGCCCGCCAGGCCATTCGCCTCGCAGAGGAAAACATCTCGCCGAGCAACTACGTCGAGATTCGCCATATTGGGAGTCATGTGGCCTCCATGCTGCGCAAATCGCTCGACGCCTTTGCTCGCCTGGACCTGGAGCTTGCGGTAGAGGTGGTTAAGGAAGACCGGGCGGTCGACAAGGAGTACGACAGTGCCATGCGCGCCCTGATGACCTTTATGATGGAGGATCCGCGCGATATCGGGCCGATTCTCAACGAAATGTGGGCACTGCGCAGTCTGGAGCGCATCGGCGATCACGCGGCCAATATTGCCGAGCACGTGGTCTATCTGGTGCGCGGACAGGATGTGCGTCATCGCAGCCTGGAAGATTTCATCGAGCAGGTTGGCGATATTTGA
- the pstC gene encoding phosphate ABC transporter permease subunit PstC, which produces MPTSTVFITLVALCLVSFLVGRQRSRIVATAAGGMQSLHSLPKHYGYMTALWAGLPAMLVLIFWVALEGSAIRGLIVAEFPAEIRALSENEIGLYYNQMVSFAVSGGDASMLEPTQVAAADFYNELLVSSGKLKLLLVVVVAVLGGALTVLRISPVLRARNSVESTFTWILFGCSSIAVLTTLGIVLSVLFEALRFFQTIPVQEFLFGLKWSPQMAIRLDQVGASGSFGFVPLLVGTLLISAVAMLIAVPVGLMSAIYLSEYATRRFRAVTKPVLEILAGVPTVVYGFFAALTVAPFIRNLGESLGLTVASESALAAGLVMGIMIIPFVMSLSDDIINAVPDSMREASLGMGATMSETIRKVLLPAALPGIVGGILLAVSRAIGETMIVVMAAGLSAKLTANPLEAVTTITVQIVTLLVGDQEFDSPKTLAAFALGLVLFFVTLLLNIIALYVVRRYREQYE; this is translated from the coding sequence ATGCCCACATCGACCGTTTTTATCACCCTGGTAGCGCTGTGCCTTGTCAGCTTTCTGGTAGGACGGCAGCGCTCCCGAATCGTTGCTACCGCCGCGGGGGGTATGCAAAGTCTGCACTCGCTTCCCAAGCACTATGGATATATGACCGCATTGTGGGCTGGGCTGCCGGCCATGCTGGTGTTGATTTTCTGGGTGGCGCTGGAGGGCTCGGCTATTCGCGGCCTGATCGTTGCAGAGTTCCCTGCAGAAATTCGCGCGCTAAGCGAGAATGAAATCGGTCTTTATTACAACCAGATGGTCAGCTTTGCTGTCAGTGGTGGCGATGCAAGTATGCTTGAGCCGACACAAGTTGCCGCGGCAGACTTTTACAACGAGCTGCTGGTGAGCAGTGGCAAGCTGAAGTTGTTGCTAGTGGTGGTTGTTGCGGTGCTGGGTGGCGCGCTCACGGTGCTTCGGATCAGTCCGGTATTGCGCGCAAGAAACTCGGTAGAGTCAACGTTTACCTGGATTCTGTTTGGCTGTTCCTCGATCGCGGTTCTGACCACACTGGGCATCGTGTTGTCGGTATTGTTCGAAGCGCTGCGCTTTTTCCAGACGATTCCTGTTCAGGAATTTCTGTTTGGCTTGAAGTGGAGCCCGCAGATGGCTATTCGTCTAGATCAGGTCGGAGCGTCGGGATCTTTCGGCTTCGTACCGCTGCTGGTGGGCACGTTGTTAATCTCTGCAGTGGCTATGCTGATCGCGGTGCCGGTAGGGCTTATGTCGGCCATTTACCTGTCTGAATACGCGACACGCCGCTTTCGCGCTGTGACCAAGCCAGTGCTGGAAATTCTCGCGGGTGTTCCCACGGTCGTTTACGGATTCTTTGCCGCCTTGACCGTGGCGCCGTTTATTCGCAATCTCGGTGAGAGTCTCGGCCTGACCGTAGCCTCGGAGAGTGCGCTCGCGGCTGGCCTGGTGATGGGCATTATGATTATCCCGTTCGTGATGTCGCTGTCTGACGATATTATCAACGCGGTGCCGGACAGTATGCGAGAGGCTTCGCTGGGTATGGGCGCCACGATGAGTGAAACCATCCGCAAGGTGCTTCTCCCTGCGGCCTTGCCCGGTATTGTGGGCGGTATTCTGCTTGCCGTATCGCGTGCCATTGGCGAGACCATGATTGTAGTAATGGCGGCGGGCTTGTCCGCAAAGCTGACGGCCAATCCACTGGAGGCCGTGACAACCATTACCGTACAGATCGTCACTCTGCTGGTCGGTGACCAGGAGTTCGACAGCCCGAAGACGCTGGCGGCATTTGCGCTGGGTCTGGTGCTGTTCTTCGTCACCCTGTTACTGAACATTATCGCGCTGTATGTCGTGCGCCGTTACCGAGAGCAATATGAGTAA
- the phoB gene encoding phosphate regulon transcriptional regulator PhoB encodes MGERTVLVVDDEFAIRDMLRMALEIAEFRCLEAPNIQEAYAAVVDHRPDIILLDWMLPGGSGLELLRRLKRDDTFREIPVIMLTAKTAEDNVIQGLDVGADDYITKPFAPRELIARIKALLRRTVGGEENARMEVNGLILDGESRRVFVGDDAVDMGPTEFKLLQFFMSHPERAYTRGQLLDQVWGANVYVEERTVDVHIRRLRKALQGADADHSNLIQTVRGTGYRFSSRGI; translated from the coding sequence ATTGGCGAACGTACTGTTCTGGTTGTCGATGATGAATTTGCGATCCGCGATATGCTGCGCATGGCGCTCGAGATCGCTGAATTTCGTTGCCTGGAAGCGCCTAATATTCAGGAAGCGTATGCCGCTGTGGTCGATCATCGCCCCGACATTATCCTGCTCGACTGGATGCTGCCCGGCGGCAGTGGCCTGGAGCTGCTGCGCAGGCTTAAGCGCGACGACACGTTCCGTGAGATACCGGTGATTATGCTGACCGCCAAGACAGCGGAGGATAACGTCATTCAGGGGCTTGATGTTGGCGCCGATGATTACATCACCAAGCCGTTTGCCCCCCGTGAGTTAATTGCCCGGATCAAGGCGTTGCTGCGCCGTACGGTGGGCGGTGAGGAAAATGCCCGGATGGAGGTCAACGGCCTCATTTTGGATGGGGAAAGTCGCAGGGTGTTCGTGGGCGACGACGCCGTCGATATGGGGCCAACGGAATTCAAGCTGCTGCAGTTTTTTATGTCGCATCCGGAGCGCGCCTATACCCGGGGCCAACTCCTGGACCAGGTATGGGGAGCCAATGTGTATGTGGAAGAGCGCACCGTGGATGTCCACATCCGCCGGTTGCGCAAAGCGTTGCAGGGCGCGGATGCCGACCACAGTAATTTGATCCAGACCGTGCGCGGCACGGGCTATCGTTTTTCATCACGCGGGATATAG
- a CDS encoding 2-oxoacid:ferredoxin oxidoreductase subunit beta yields MSYQIPKFRHPELPVNDLGYTKADYEGSISTLCAGCGHDSISGAIVKACHELSIEPHKIAKMSGIGCSSKSPTYFLGKSHGFNSVHGRMPSVVTGAAMANRDLIYLGVSGDGDTASIGMGQFAHVARRNLNMVYIVMNNGCYGLTKGQDSATADEGSVSKKGDANVFSAIDLCSTALQMGATFVARSFSGDKEQLVPLIKAAISHRGFALIDVVSPCVTFNNNAGSTKSYEFVREHAEATGTVDFVPMQKEITTDYAPGSSHEVTLHDGSSIHLYKMSEDLDPFDRTSALMNMEKHRTAGDILTGLIYMDKDSRDLHDVLETSRRPLNTLDAEDLCPGNQMLKNINASLR; encoded by the coding sequence ATGAGTTATCAAATTCCGAAGTTTCGCCACCCAGAACTGCCCGTCAACGACCTCGGTTATACCAAGGCCGATTACGAGGGCTCCATTTCCACGCTGTGCGCCGGCTGCGGTCACGACTCGATTTCCGGTGCTATCGTCAAGGCCTGTCACGAGCTCTCTATAGAACCGCACAAGATTGCCAAGATGTCCGGTATTGGCTGCTCGTCCAAGTCGCCCACGTACTTCCTGGGTAAGTCCCACGGCTTCAATTCGGTGCACGGGCGCATGCCGTCCGTGGTTACCGGTGCCGCTATGGCTAACCGCGACCTGATCTACCTGGGTGTGTCCGGTGACGGTGATACCGCCTCCATTGGCATGGGGCAGTTCGCCCATGTCGCGCGCCGCAACCTGAATATGGTGTATATCGTCATGAACAACGGTTGCTACGGTCTGACAAAAGGCCAGGATTCTGCCACCGCGGACGAGGGTTCCGTCAGCAAGAAGGGCGATGCCAACGTATTCAGTGCGATCGACCTGTGTTCCACCGCGCTGCAAATGGGCGCGACTTTCGTCGCTCGCAGCTTCTCTGGGGACAAGGAGCAGCTGGTGCCGCTAATCAAGGCAGCGATCAGTCATCGCGGTTTTGCGCTGATTGACGTGGTATCTCCCTGTGTGACGTTCAACAACAACGCCGGCTCGACCAAAAGCTACGAGTTTGTGCGCGAACACGCAGAGGCTACAGGCACGGTCGACTTTGTGCCTATGCAGAAGGAAATCACCACCGACTACGCGCCCGGCTCCAGTCATGAGGTGACTCTGCACGATGGCTCTTCCATTCATCTTTACAAGATGAGCGAAGACCTGGATCCCTTTGACCGTACTTCCGCCCTGATGAATATGGAGAAGCACCGCACTGCCGGCGATATCCTGACGGGGCTGATCTATATGGACAAGGATTCCCGCGACCTGCACGACGTTCTGGAGACCTCCAGACGTCCTCTCAACACCCTGGATGCCGAGGATCTTTGCCCCGGCAACCAGATGCTCAAGAACATTAACGCAAGCCTGCGTTAA
- a CDS encoding GFA family protein, whose amino-acid sequence MIYQGSCHCQAVRFQVETPAAVEIERCNCSVCRKSGYLHLIVPRSRFTLLAGEEHITTYTFNSGIAQHTFCKICGIKPFYTPRSNPDGIDVNLNCLDEMPAQVNIVEFDGQDWENNAHKLAHKSVEI is encoded by the coding sequence TTGATTTATCAGGGTAGCTGTCACTGCCAGGCCGTGCGGTTTCAGGTTGAAACCCCGGCAGCGGTGGAAATTGAGCGCTGTAATTGCTCTGTTTGCCGCAAGTCCGGCTACCTGCACCTGATTGTCCCCCGCTCGCGTTTCACCCTGTTGGCGGGCGAGGAGCACATCACCACATACACGTTTAACAGTGGCATAGCCCAACATACCTTTTGCAAGATTTGCGGTATCAAACCCTTCTATACGCCGCGTTCCAATCCCGATGGCATCGACGTTAACCTGAATTGTCTCGACGAAATGCCGGCGCAGGTGAATATTGTCGAGTTCGATGGCCAGGACTGGGAAAACAACGCTCACAAGCTCGCCCACAAGTCGGTCGAGATTTGA
- a CDS encoding 2-oxoacid:acceptor oxidoreductase subunit alpha, producing the protein MKRLESVNDFVIKFANVNGTGSASANNMFAKALFRMGLPVSPKNIFPSNIQGLPTWYEVRVSEKGYLGRRGGVDIALSVNPQSMAQDIQEVEEGGYFIYDNTKPLDLRLVRNDVNIIGIPLTRICNDEYSDPRQRQLFKNVIYVGALAALLDMDFKVLTDLVKDQFKGKEKLILPNIHALELGHQYAKANLECPIGIRVKTSDKVGDKILLDGNTALGLGAIYGGATVAAWYPITPSTSVVDAYEKYVRRVRIDPGTGEKNYAIVQAEDELSAIGMVIGASWNGARAFTATSGPGVSLMSEFLGLAYFAEIPTVLFDVQRAGPSTGMPTRTQQSDILSAAYASHGDTKQVLLFPSTPKECFDFGAQSFDLAERLQTPIILMTDLDLGMNDNMSEPLEWDDARQYDRGKVMTAEQLEDGIEFGRYLDVDGDAICYRTYPGTHPKRGAFFTRGTSRDEYAVYTEKGEEYEKNMLRLMRKWDTIKEYVPQPEVVEASEKTDVAVLYYGTSEESSRESLDHLAGEGIHLNAMRVRAFPFNDDVKAFIEDHEQVFVIEQNRDAQLRTLLMAEFEFGPDKLKSVLCFDGTPISARNISKQIRQHLSGGAIEPLHRTKIASQAGESA; encoded by the coding sequence ATGAAACGATTAGAATCCGTTAACGACTTCGTCATCAAGTTTGCGAACGTCAATGGCACCGGCTCCGCCAGCGCCAACAATATGTTCGCCAAGGCCTTGTTCCGCATGGGCCTGCCTGTGTCGCCCAAGAACATCTTCCCCTCGAATATTCAGGGTCTGCCCACCTGGTACGAGGTGCGAGTCAGTGAGAAGGGTTACCTCGGTCGCCGCGGTGGGGTGGATATCGCCCTGTCGGTGAATCCGCAGAGCATGGCCCAGGACATTCAGGAAGTGGAAGAGGGCGGTTACTTCATTTATGACAATACCAAGCCCCTCGATCTGCGTTTGGTGCGCAACGATGTCAATATTATCGGCATTCCTCTGACGCGCATCTGCAACGATGAGTACTCCGATCCTCGCCAGCGCCAGCTGTTCAAGAACGTCATTTATGTCGGCGCGCTCGCCGCGTTGCTCGATATGGACTTCAAGGTGCTGACCGATCTGGTGAAGGACCAATTCAAGGGCAAGGAGAAACTGATCCTGCCCAATATCCATGCCCTGGAACTCGGCCATCAGTACGCGAAGGCGAATCTCGAGTGTCCCATTGGCATTCGGGTGAAAACGTCCGACAAGGTCGGCGACAAAATTTTGCTCGACGGCAATACGGCGCTTGGCCTGGGCGCGATATACGGCGGCGCCACCGTGGCGGCCTGGTATCCTATTACGCCTTCGACATCCGTCGTTGATGCCTACGAAAAGTACGTTCGTCGTGTTCGGATTGATCCAGGTACCGGCGAAAAGAACTACGCCATTGTTCAGGCCGAGGATGAACTGTCGGCGATTGGTATGGTGATTGGCGCGAGCTGGAACGGTGCCCGTGCGTTTACTGCCACCAGTGGCCCGGGTGTATCACTGATGAGTGAATTCCTGGGGCTGGCATACTTTGCCGAGATTCCCACGGTGCTGTTTGATGTACAGCGTGCCGGCCCCTCCACCGGTATGCCGACGCGCACTCAGCAATCCGATATTCTGTCGGCGGCCTATGCGTCGCACGGGGATACCAAGCAAGTGTTGCTGTTTCCCTCTACGCCCAAAGAATGTTTCGATTTTGGCGCCCAGTCATTTGACCTGGCCGAACGCCTACAGACGCCGATCATTCTGATGACAGATCTAGACCTGGGCATGAATGACAATATGTCCGAGCCGCTGGAGTGGGATGATGCACGCCAGTACGATCGCGGCAAAGTCATGACGGCAGAGCAACTCGAGGACGGCATTGAGTTCGGTCGCTACCTGGATGTGGATGGCGATGCCATCTGCTATCGCACCTATCCCGGCACCCACCCCAAGCGCGGCGCCTTCTTTACGCGCGGTACTTCGCGTGATGAGTACGCGGTGTATACCGAGAAGGGCGAAGAGTATGAGAAGAACATGCTGCGCCTTATGCGCAAGTGGGACACCATCAAGGAATATGTCCCGCAGCCGGAAGTTGTCGAGGCCTCCGAGAAGACCGACGTCGCGGTGCTTTATTACGGCACCAGTGAAGAATCGTCCCGCGAGTCACTCGATCATCTCGCCGGAGAAGGCATTCACCTGAATGCCATGCGCGTGCGGGCTTTCCCGTTCAACGACGATGTGAAAGCGTTCATCGAAGACCACGAGCAGGTGTTTGTGATCGAGCAGAATCGCGATGCACAGCTGCGCACATTGCTAATGGCAGAGTTTGAGTTTGGTCCGGACAAGCTCAAGTCGGTGCTGTGTTTCGATGGCACGCCAATCAGTGCACGTAATATCAGCAAGCAGATTAGGCAGCATCTCAGCGGAGGGGCGATTGAGCCTCTGCACCGCACCAAGATTGCCAGCCAGGCGGGAGAGTCAGCATGA